A portion of the Bacteroides faecium genome contains these proteins:
- a CDS encoding hybrid sensor histidine kinase/response regulator transcription factor, translated as MSYLKNIVICLFFLCIGTNSAFSQIPEQINFSYISINEGLSQSTVFAIDQDKRGNMWFATYDGVNKYDGYAFTVYQHNEDDPNSIANDISRIVKTDSQGRVWIGTRDGLSWYDEEKDQFKNFFYEKKGKRQQINGIAEISPEQLLISTLEGLIMFDIKESKFVDDSFSTAMHKIIATALYRHGDVIYIGTMENGLYSYSIPQKSLEKVTPILDTKRIQSILQQSPTRIWIATEGAGLLLFNPKTKEVKTYLHSSSNPKSISSNYIRSLALDSQNRLWIGTFNDLNIYREASDSFISYSSSPVERGSLSQRSVRSIFMDSQGGMWLGTYFGGLNYYHPIRNRFKTIQRIPYKNSLSDNVVSCIVEDKDKNLWIGTNDGGLNLYNTKTQQFTHYALQENEREIGIGSNNIKAVYVDEQKSLVYIGTHAGGLTVLHRNSGRMESFNQTNSQLVNENVYAIIPDEGGNLLLGTLSALVSFNPDKQSFTTIDKEKDSTPFTSQQITTLFRDSRKRLWIGGEEGVSVFQQQGLEIQKAPVLPASPVTKMFTNCIYEANNGIVWVGTREGVYCFNEKEKKIKRYTTSNGLPNNVVYGILEDTFGRLWLSTNRGISCFNPESEKFRNFTESDGLQSNQFNTSSYCRTSSGQMYFGGINGITTFRPELLLDNPYTPPVVITKLQLFNKTVRPDDETGILTKNINETESITLKSWQTAFTIEFVVSNYISGQHNTFAYKLEGYDKEWYYLTDKRSVSYSNLPQGTYHFLVKAANSDGKWNMTPTVLEIIVLPIWYKTWWAILLFLATFIGFITFVFRFFWMRKSMEAELEIERRDKEHQEEINQMKMRFFINISHELRTPLTLILAPLQEIINKISDRWTRNQLEYIQRNANRLLHLVNQLMDYRRAELGVFELKVKKENAHQLIHDNFLFYDKLARHKKITYTLHSELEDKEELFDPNYLELIVNNLLSNAFKYTEGGQSITVTLKEEDNCLVLQVSDTGIGIPINKQGKIFERFYQVESEHVGSGIGLSLVQRLVELHHGRIELDSEEGQGSTFSVYLPQDINTYKPSELASNDSKNEEEQVYSTNSKEMYFIDTEKVENEAIESGDKKRGTILIVEDNNEIRHYLSSGLSELFNTLEAGNGEEALEKLKDNEVDIIVTDVMMPVMDGIKLCKNVKQNIRTCHIPVIILSAKSETKDQMEGLQMGADDYIPKPFSLAILTTKIQNMMRTRRRMLERYSKSLEVEPEKITFNAMDEALLKRAVTIVEKNMDNIEFSTDEFAREMNMSRSNLHLKLKAITGESTIDFIRKIRFNEAAKLLKDGRYTVAEVSTMVGFNTPSYFATSFKKYFGCLPTEYIKKAKG; from the coding sequence ATGAGCTACCTTAAAAATATAGTAATCTGTTTGTTCTTTCTGTGTATAGGAACTAATTCTGCCTTTTCTCAAATTCCGGAGCAAATCAATTTTTCCTATATTTCCATCAATGAAGGATTGTCGCAAAGTACCGTATTCGCCATTGATCAGGACAAGCGTGGCAATATGTGGTTTGCTACTTATGACGGTGTGAACAAATATGACGGGTATGCATTTACGGTTTACCAGCATAATGAAGACGATCCTAACAGTATCGCCAATGACATTTCACGAATCGTAAAGACAGATAGTCAGGGACGGGTTTGGATAGGTACGCGGGACGGCTTGTCATGGTATGATGAAGAAAAAGACCAATTCAAAAACTTTTTCTACGAGAAGAAAGGCAAGCGGCAACAGATCAACGGTATCGCTGAAATATCACCGGAACAGTTGCTTATAAGCACACTGGAAGGGCTTATCATGTTCGATATAAAAGAATCCAAATTCGTGGACGATTCTTTCAGCACAGCCATGCACAAGATTATAGCTACCGCCCTCTACAGGCATGGCGATGTAATCTATATCGGCACGATGGAGAACGGGCTTTACAGCTACTCCATCCCTCAGAAGAGCCTGGAAAAGGTAACTCCTATATTGGATACCAAACGGATTCAATCTATCCTGCAACAATCTCCTACCCGTATATGGATAGCTACCGAAGGAGCCGGCCTGCTTCTGTTCAATCCGAAAACCAAAGAAGTAAAGACATATCTCCATTCCTCTTCCAATCCTAAGAGTATCAGTTCCAATTATATCCGTTCGCTGGCACTGGATTCACAAAACCGTTTATGGATAGGAACATTCAATGATTTGAATATTTATCGTGAGGCAAGTGATTCGTTTATTTCGTATAGTAGCAGTCCGGTAGAAAGAGGTAGCTTGTCGCAACGCTCGGTGCGCAGTATCTTCATGGATTCCCAGGGAGGTATGTGGCTCGGGACTTATTTTGGCGGACTAAACTATTACCATCCTATTCGCAACCGGTTCAAGACTATACAGCGTATTCCTTATAAGAATTCATTGAGCGACAATGTAGTAAGCTGCATTGTGGAAGATAAGGATAAGAATCTGTGGATAGGAACCAATGATGGCGGTCTGAATCTGTATAATACTAAAACGCAACAGTTCACCCATTATGCGTTACAGGAAAATGAACGGGAAATAGGAATTGGTTCCAATAATATAAAAGCCGTATATGTAGATGAGCAAAAATCACTTGTTTATATCGGTACCCATGCCGGCGGGCTGACTGTCCTTCACCGTAACAGCGGACGAATGGAAAGTTTCAACCAGACTAACAGCCAGTTGGTAAATGAAAATGTATATGCTATTATCCCTGACGAGGGCGGCAATCTCCTGTTAGGAACATTGAGTGCTTTAGTCAGTTTCAATCCCGATAAACAAAGTTTCACGACCATAGATAAAGAAAAGGATAGTACTCCATTCACTTCCCAGCAAATCACGACTTTATTCAGAGACTCACGCAAACGGCTTTGGATTGGTGGCGAGGAAGGCGTATCGGTCTTTCAGCAACAAGGATTAGAGATACAAAAAGCTCCTGTTCTCCCTGCATCTCCTGTCACCAAGATGTTCACCAACTGCATTTATGAAGCTAATAACGGTATCGTTTGGGTAGGTACACGCGAAGGAGTTTATTGTTTTAATGAAAAAGAGAAGAAAATCAAACGATATACTACGTCCAATGGCCTGCCTAATAATGTAGTCTATGGTATTTTGGAAGATACCTTCGGACGTCTTTGGCTAAGTACCAACCGGGGTATTTCCTGCTTTAACCCGGAGAGTGAAAAGTTCCGTAACTTTACTGAATCAGATGGTTTGCAAAGTAATCAGTTTAATACTTCCTCGTACTGCCGTACTTCCAGCGGGCAGATGTATTTCGGTGGTATCAACGGTATCACAACTTTCCGTCCGGAATTACTACTGGACAACCCTTATACTCCGCCAGTAGTAATAACCAAACTGCAACTGTTCAACAAAACAGTCCGTCCGGATGACGAGACTGGTATTCTGACCAAAAACATCAATGAAACGGAAAGTATCACATTGAAATCATGGCAAACAGCTTTTACTATCGAGTTCGTTGTATCCAACTATATTTCGGGACAGCACAATACATTTGCCTATAAGCTGGAAGGTTATGACAAAGAGTGGTATTATCTGACAGACAAACGTTCTGTCTCCTACTCCAACCTACCGCAAGGTACTTATCATTTCCTCGTAAAGGCTGCCAATAGCGACGGAAAATGGAATATGACTCCCACCGTACTCGAAATCATAGTCCTGCCCATATGGTACAAGACTTGGTGGGCGATACTTCTTTTCCTCGCCACTTTCATCGGTTTCATCACTTTCGTATTCCGTTTCTTCTGGATGCGGAAAAGCATGGAAGCGGAACTGGAAATAGAACGCAGGGACAAGGAACACCAGGAAGAAATCAACCAGATGAAGATGCGTTTCTTCATCAATATTTCTCATGAGTTGCGTACTCCGCTGACCCTCATCTTAGCTCCTTTACAGGAAATTATCAACAAGATAAGCGACCGCTGGACAAGGAACCAACTGGAGTATATCCAGCGAAATGCCAATCGTCTGCTGCATCTTGTCAATCAGTTGATGGATTATCGCCGGGCTGAACTTGGAGTATTCGAATTAAAGGTGAAGAAAGAGAATGCCCACCAGTTGATACATGATAATTTCCTGTTCTATGACAAGCTGGCGCGCCACAAAAAGATAACCTATACTCTCCATTCCGAATTGGAAGACAAAGAAGAACTTTTCGATCCTAATTACTTGGAACTGATAGTCAATAACCTGCTTTCAAATGCTTTCAAATATACAGAAGGCGGGCAAAGTATCACCGTGACTCTGAAAGAGGAAGATAATTGCCTGGTACTGCAAGTCAGCGATACCGGTATCGGTATTCCTATCAACAAACAGGGAAAGATATTCGAACGCTTCTATCAGGTTGAAAGTGAGCATGTAGGAAGTGGTATAGGTCTTTCATTGGTACAACGTTTGGTAGAGTTGCATCATGGCCGTATCGAATTGGATAGTGAAGAGGGACAAGGCAGTACATTCTCCGTATATCTTCCGCAGGATATAAATACCTACAAGCCATCCGAATTAGCTTCCAATGATAGCAAAAACGAAGAAGAACAGGTATATTCTACCAATTCCAAAGAGATGTATTTCATTGATACGGAAAAGGTGGAAAATGAAGCCATAGAATCAGGTGACAAGAAACGGGGAACGATTCTTATCGTAGAAGACAATAACGAAATCCGACATTATCTCAGCAGCGGACTTTCTGAGCTATTCAATACGCTGGAAGCCGGAAACGGTGAGGAAGCTCTGGAGAAACTGAAAGATAATGAAGTCGATATCATTGTTACTGATGTGATGATGCCTGTAATGGATGGCATCAAACTATGTAAAAATGTGAAGCAGAATATCCGTACTTGTCATATCCCGGTTATTATCCTGTCAGCCAAAAGCGAAACCAAGGATCAAATGGAAGGTTTGCAAATGGGTGCGGATGACTATATCCCCAAACCATTCTCTCTTGCCATACTGACTACGAAGATACAGAACATGATGCGTACCCGCAGACGTATGCTCGAACGCTATTCCAAATCGTTGGAAGTAGAACCGGAGAAGATTACGTTCAACGCTATGGATGAAGCGCTGCTGAAACGTGCTGTTACTATTGTAGAAAAGAACATGGACAATATAGAATTCTCTACCGACGAATTTGCCAGAGAAATGAATATGAGTCGTTCCAATCTGCACCTGAAGTTAAAAGCTATCACAGGTGAATCTACTATCGACTTTATACGCAAGATTCGCTTTAATGAGGCTGCCAAACTACTGAAGGACGGACGTTATACAGTAGCGGAAGTAAGTACGATGGTAGGATTCAATACACCGTCTTACTTTGCTACAAGCTTCAAGAAGTATTTCGGATGCTTGCCTACGGAGTATATCAAGAAGGCTAAAGGATAA
- a CDS encoding ATP-binding protein translates to MEKEIRISNDLNEITVLASFIEEVGEELSLSAETTMNINLALEEAVANIIMYAYPPQEQHTILLKVNSTDKQLIFLLTDKGASFDPTQVEDIDITLPIEERPIGGLGIFLIRSIMNEISYQRIDNENRLIMKKDI, encoded by the coding sequence ATGGAAAAAGAAATAAGAATCTCAAACGATCTGAACGAAATTACTGTTTTAGCCAGTTTTATAGAAGAAGTAGGTGAAGAATTGTCTTTATCCGCCGAAACGACCATGAATATCAATCTCGCATTAGAAGAAGCCGTAGCTAACATTATTATGTATGCTTATCCACCTCAGGAACAGCATACGATTCTGCTGAAAGTCAACTCTACCGACAAGCAGCTTATTTTCCTTCTTACGGACAAAGGAGCTTCTTTTGACCCGACACAAGTAGAAGATATAGATATCACACTCCCTATCGAGGAACGTCCCATCGGTGGTTTGGGGATATTTCTCATCCGCAGCATTATGAATGAAATATCTTACCAACGTATCGACAACGAAAATCGACTAATAATGAAAAAAGACATTTAA
- a CDS encoding SpoIIE family protein phosphatase: MKHTYSRSFATRLSIYVLSFTLIVFATIMGLFYKYSHEKVTNFAIERTHSLLNNITTEITSQLNSVETTINQSIWVLEKNIEQPDSLHNIITSIIKNNPLIVGSGIAFVPDYYKEKGRYFMPYVSFRNNKIAYQVLGSQNYDYLHMDWYLIPKMLKQDYWSEPYYDDGGGNIIMSTYSKPLYNNRGELYAIFIASISLSQFTDNISALKPYPTSYTYLLSRNGSFLTHENRSKILNETVFTEAFSTENHAQEHIGREMLAGQTGTMHIDNLGTDSYAFYTAIPGIGWSICTVCPSKIILQELDSTSRKIIYTFLTGILVLFIIVYSIICRLVRPLKRFSESAREIATGRFDVTLPQVHSKDEIRDLHDSLAYMQKSLSTYVNELKETTASKERIESELSIARDIQMGMLPKIFPPYPDRNDVDLHAILKPAKEVGGDLYDFYMDGNRLYFLIGDVSGKGVPASLFMAITRSLFRTLSHQVLSPAKIVTEMNNSISDNNESNMFVTLIVGILDLETGVMKLCNAGHNPPILILPDKHVSFMEFPTQIFVGVIEDFTYTDAEITLEKGSKLFLYTDGITEAENTEKELYGDDKLLEVLSANTSSNVRTTVDVIVSSIADHVKEAEASDDLTILLIQYEPEEKTVK; this comes from the coding sequence ATGAAACACACATACTCCCGTTCTTTTGCAACCCGGCTCAGTATTTACGTACTGTCGTTCACACTGATTGTCTTTGCCACAATCATGGGACTATTTTATAAATATAGCCATGAGAAAGTAACGAATTTCGCCATTGAACGTACTCACAGCCTATTGAACAACATCACCACGGAAATAACCAGCCAGTTAAATTCTGTAGAAACCACCATCAACCAGTCCATATGGGTACTGGAAAAGAACATAGAGCAACCGGACTCACTGCATAATATCATTACCTCTATCATAAAGAACAATCCGCTCATCGTAGGAAGCGGCATAGCGTTCGTGCCGGATTATTATAAAGAGAAGGGTAGATATTTCATGCCTTATGTTTCATTCCGTAATAATAAAATCGCCTATCAAGTGCTCGGAAGCCAGAATTATGACTATCTGCACATGGATTGGTATCTTATTCCCAAAATGCTGAAACAAGACTACTGGAGTGAACCTTATTATGATGACGGCGGTGGAAATATCATTATGAGCACTTACTCCAAGCCGCTGTATAATAATCGTGGCGAATTATATGCTATATTTATCGCCAGCATATCACTGTCACAATTCACAGACAATATCAGTGCACTGAAACCCTACCCCACCAGCTATACCTACCTGCTTAGCCGTAACGGAAGTTTTCTGACACACGAGAATCGGAGCAAGATTCTGAACGAAACTGTATTTACCGAAGCTTTCTCTACTGAGAATCATGCACAGGAACATATCGGACGAGAAATGCTGGCAGGACAGACCGGAACCATGCATATTGATAATTTAGGAACGGATTCATATGCTTTCTACACGGCTATACCGGGAATCGGCTGGTCGATATGTACAGTTTGCCCGAGTAAGATAATTCTTCAGGAACTGGACAGCACTTCCCGAAAGATCATTTATACTTTTCTAACCGGTATCCTGGTCCTGTTTATCATTGTATATAGCATTATCTGCCGGCTTGTCCGCCCTTTGAAGAGATTCTCCGAATCAGCCCGTGAAATTGCGACCGGACGATTTGATGTAACATTACCACAGGTACATTCGAAAGATGAAATCAGAGATTTACATGATTCGTTGGCCTATATGCAAAAGTCCCTGTCTACTTACGTCAATGAATTGAAAGAAACGACTGCCAGCAAAGAACGGATCGAGAGTGAACTTTCCATAGCCAGGGATATACAGATGGGGATGCTTCCTAAAATATTTCCACCTTATCCCGACCGTAACGATGTGGACTTACATGCCATATTGAAACCTGCCAAGGAAGTCGGCGGTGACCTATATGACTTCTATATGGATGGCAACCGTCTTTACTTCCTGATTGGTGATGTGTCCGGGAAAGGGGTGCCCGCTTCTCTGTTTATGGCTATCACCCGCAGCTTATTCCGCACCCTGTCCCATCAGGTGCTTTCACCGGCGAAGATTGTGACTGAGATGAATAACTCCATTTCCGATAATAATGAATCCAATATGTTTGTCACACTTATTGTCGGGATACTTGATTTGGAAACTGGTGTGATGAAACTTTGCAATGCCGGACATAACCCGCCTATACTTATTCTTCCTGACAAACATGTGTCATTCATGGAATTCCCTACTCAGATATTTGTCGGGGTCATTGAGGATTTCACCTATACGGACGCGGAAATCACACTGGAAAAGGGAAGCAAATTATTCCTTTATACCGATGGTATAACAGAAGCCGAAAATACAGAAAAAGAATTATACGGAGACGACAAATTACTGGAAGTCCTATCCGCTAATACTTCGTCGAATGTACGTACCACAGTTGACGTTATTGTCAGCTCTATCGCAGATCATGTCAAAGAAGCTGAAGCCAGCGATGACCTGACCATTTTACTCATTCAATATGAACCCGAAGAAAAAACAGTTAAGTAA
- a CDS encoding ABC transporter substrate-binding protein: MKAIHIISAVLSVVFSLTVTANAQSITLIPKWTAQAQFAGYYVAEKMGFYKEEGLDVHVKHPSHSENSFLYLEEEEPQAIITNLSQALMECLAGKQIVNVMQTSQRNSLMLVSHSPLKGISSLQYKEIAVWNHLSQELLDQVANKYLLQVNWIRFNSGINLFLAKAVDICMIGSYNEFPQLAECGMQIDSTHVMRFADYGYDLPEDGLYVTEQLYKKHPETIQKLVRASIRGWNWAYEHREEALDIVMEQVHRYNIGTNRYHQSKMLDEILWLQTDKNGERPYRLSREGFNMATDILFPADAKKANTLLYENFVK, from the coding sequence ATGAAAGCTATTCATATCATTAGCGCTGTACTGTCAGTTGTGTTTTCGCTGACAGTTACAGCAAATGCGCAATCCATTACCTTAATACCCAAATGGACAGCACAAGCACAATTTGCAGGTTATTATGTAGCCGAAAAAATGGGCTTTTATAAAGAGGAAGGACTTGATGTACATGTCAAACACCCGTCCCATTCCGAAAATTCATTCCTCTATCTCGAAGAAGAAGAACCGCAAGCGATTATCACTAATCTATCGCAAGCTTTAATGGAATGTCTTGCCGGCAAACAAATCGTGAATGTCATGCAAACGTCTCAGAGAAACAGCCTAATGCTCGTCAGCCATTCACCTCTAAAAGGAATTTCATCCTTACAATACAAAGAAATAGCTGTATGGAACCATCTCAGCCAGGAACTGCTGGATCAAGTTGCCAATAAGTATCTGCTTCAAGTCAACTGGATACGTTTCAACAGTGGCATCAATCTCTTCCTGGCAAAAGCAGTGGACATTTGTATGATAGGAAGTTATAATGAGTTTCCGCAACTGGCAGAATGTGGCATGCAGATAGATTCTACCCACGTCATGCGTTTTGCCGATTACGGATACGATTTGCCTGAGGACGGGCTCTATGTAACCGAACAGCTCTACAAGAAGCATCCGGAAACGATACAGAAACTGGTACGGGCTTCCATCCGTGGATGGAACTGGGCGTATGAGCATCGTGAAGAGGCATTGGATATCGTAATGGAACAAGTACATCGCTACAATATAGGAACCAACCGGTATCATCAAAGCAAAATGCTGGATGAAATACTCTGGCTTCAAACGGACAAAAACGGTGAACGCCCCTATCGGCTGAGCCGTGAAGGGTTCAATATGGCAACCGATATTTTATTCCCTGCCGATGCCAAAAAGGCAAATACTCTCCTTTACGAGAACTTTGTTAAATAA
- a CDS encoding anti-sigma factor antagonist (This anti-anti-sigma factor, or anti-sigma factor antagonist, belongs to a family that includes characterized members SpoIIAA, RsbV, RsfA, and RsfB.): protein MEKEIIIDNQLDEVTRIAQFIEELGMSLQLPASITMSINLAIEEAVTNIIRYGYPPNLKSEITLRTSVAPGMLVARIIDEGASFDPTEKETSDNVQSLDQQLTKGLGLFLIRRTMDKVEYHSVDNHNELILTKNIDMNFEPEATLKTNLCKIEEVTILTVEGRLDTANTNTFNTVMQPLLNMENPNIIVNCEALSFISSSGLRSMITLQKSITQHNGQLVLEAMKPEIRKIFDMTGCSSLFTVR from the coding sequence ATGGAAAAAGAGATCATCATTGACAATCAATTGGATGAAGTTACAAGAATCGCCCAGTTTATAGAAGAATTAGGAATGTCGCTACAACTCCCCGCAAGTATTACTATGAGTATCAATCTTGCCATAGAAGAAGCTGTTACCAACATAATCCGTTACGGGTATCCTCCCAATCTAAAAAGTGAAATCACTCTGCGGACTTCGGTTGCTCCCGGCATGCTTGTTGCCCGTATTATCGACGAAGGTGCCTCATTCGACCCTACGGAAAAGGAAACTTCCGACAATGTGCAATCGCTCGACCAACAGTTGACTAAAGGATTGGGGCTTTTCCTGATCCGGCGCACGATGGATAAAGTAGAATACCACTCTGTCGATAATCACAATGAACTGATTCTGACTAAAAACATAGATATGAATTTCGAGCCGGAAGCGACTCTGAAAACCAACTTATGCAAGATAGAGGAAGTAACGATACTTACCGTTGAAGGTAGATTGGATACAGCCAATACCAATACATTCAATACGGTCATGCAGCCGCTTCTGAATATGGAGAACCCTAATATTATTGTGAATTGCGAGGCTTTATCGTTTATTAGCAGTTCCGGCTTGCGCAGTATGATTACACTTCAAAAAAGCATCACGCAACATAACGGACAACTTGTCCTGGAAGCTATGAAACCGGAAATACGGAAAATATTCGATATGACAGGCTGTTCCAGTCTTTTCACCGTCCGTTAA
- a CDS encoding helix-turn-helix domain-containing protein, translating to MVNVIVLSVELLLDVVGLILGICVYSRSSDNGLQKAWGVLAITLSLLLLCDNLEWMWIFSKGGEETIPRFTELPMNHLSIWHIVRVIVFFQFFSLFPMVSLKPGWITLSRVVSLCIPILLIVCIACCYQFFNGNYTELKSFDAIWENLDKQDVRVRLMLFIISVITPSVNFLFPYMRRLIPVRRKQSRAMLIYMCCFGVIMSGYIWLMLGTGGLSFNVFGYIVILPTIFLNVLYLRNENPLSLPPQPVDELKTDEIEAIREIAVSPVVLDVSSRMQRLMKQNTPFTNSEYSLEDLLNDLNTNEHRFNKALHYEGFSGFRDYINFYRLQYFKEQARLQKNLSVKELMYLSGFTSRSSFYRYFANVEKMSPSEYMEMLTKENK from the coding sequence ATGGTAAATGTAATTGTTCTCTCCGTTGAATTACTGCTGGATGTCGTTGGGTTGATATTAGGTATATGTGTCTATTCACGTTCCTCGGACAATGGGCTTCAGAAAGCGTGGGGAGTGTTAGCCATTACTTTATCCCTTCTTTTGTTATGTGACAACCTTGAATGGATGTGGATTTTCAGTAAAGGCGGTGAAGAAACCATTCCGCGTTTCACCGAATTGCCTATGAATCATCTTTCCATTTGGCATATTGTCCGGGTAATTGTTTTTTTTCAGTTCTTCTCACTTTTTCCTATGGTTTCTTTGAAGCCGGGATGGATTACGTTATCGAGAGTTGTCAGTTTGTGTATTCCTATCTTACTGATAGTCTGCATTGCTTGTTGTTATCAATTTTTCAATGGCAATTATACGGAGCTGAAATCATTTGACGCCATTTGGGAGAACCTTGATAAACAGGACGTGCGGGTGCGGTTGATGCTATTTATAATAAGTGTCATTACCCCTTCGGTAAATTTCCTTTTTCCTTATATGAGACGATTGATACCTGTCCGCCGAAAGCAGAGCAGGGCGATGCTGATTTATATGTGTTGTTTTGGAGTGATAATGTCCGGCTATATTTGGTTGATGTTAGGTACCGGTGGACTGTCCTTTAATGTATTCGGCTATATTGTCATTCTCCCGACCATTTTTCTGAATGTACTATATCTCCGCAATGAAAACCCGCTTTCACTCCCACCGCAACCTGTCGACGAATTGAAGACAGATGAAATAGAAGCTATACGGGAGATAGCCGTGTCACCTGTTGTACTGGATGTGTCCAGCCGGATGCAGAGGCTTATGAAACAGAATACACCGTTCACCAATTCTGAATATTCTTTGGAAGACCTTCTGAATGACCTGAATACCAATGAACATCGGTTCAACAAAGCACTTCATTACGAAGGATTCTCCGGTTTCAGGGACTATATAAACTTCTACCGTTTGCAGTATTTCAAGGAACAAGCACGGTTGCAGAAGAATTTGTCGGTGAAAGAATTAATGTATTTGAGCGGCTTTACCTCGCGTTCCAGTTTTTACCGCTATTTTGCCAATGTGGAAAAAATGTCTCCGAGCGAATATATGGAGATGCTTACCAAAGAAAATAAATAA
- a CDS encoding TrpB-like pyridoxal phosphate-dependent enzyme produces the protein MSDKRKRYILPEEEIPHYWYNIQADMVNKPMPPLHPGTKQPLKAEDLFPIFAEELSRQELNQTDAWIEIPEEVREMYKYYRSTPLVRAYGLEKALGTPAHIYFKNESVSPIGSHKLNSALAQAYYCKQEGVTNITTETGAGQWGAALSYAAKVFGLEAAVYQVKVSYEQKPYRRSIMQTFGAQVTPSPSMSTRAGKDILTKHPTYQGSLGTAISEAIELAQMTPNCKYTLGSVLSHVALHQTIIGLEAEKQMEMAGEYPDVVIGCFGGGSNFGGISFPFMRHNILEGKKTRFVAAEPASCPKLTRGKFQYDFGDEAGYTPLLPMFTLGHNFAPAHIHAGGLRYHGAGVIVSQLLKDGLMEAVDIQQLESFETGCLFAQMEGIIPAPESCHAIAAAVREANKCKETGEEKVILFNLSGHGLIDMVSYDKYLAGDLVNYALTDEDIQKNLDEIGDLAK, from the coding sequence ATGAGTGACAAAAGAAAACGGTATATCCTACCGGAAGAAGAAATTCCACACTACTGGTACAACATTCAGGCTGACATGGTAAACAAACCGATGCCGCCGTTGCATCCGGGAACCAAGCAACCACTGAAAGCAGAAGACCTGTTTCCTATTTTCGCGGAAGAACTATCCCGCCAGGAACTGAACCAGACTGACGCATGGATTGAAATACCGGAAGAAGTTCGCGAAATGTACAAATATTACCGCAGTACTCCGTTGGTACGTGCCTACGGACTGGAAAAAGCACTCGGTACTCCGGCGCATATTTATTTCAAGAATGAAAGTGTGAGTCCTATCGGTTCTCATAAGCTGAATTCAGCTTTGGCACAGGCTTATTACTGCAAACAGGAAGGTGTAACCAATATCACCACTGAAACCGGTGCCGGACAATGGGGAGCAGCCCTTTCTTACGCAGCAAAGGTCTTCGGTCTGGAAGCTGCCGTTTATCAGGTAAAAGTCAGTTACGAACAAAAACCTTACCGCCGCAGCATCATGCAGACTTTCGGAGCACAGGTCACTCCTTCTCCGTCCATGTCTACCCGTGCCGGTAAAGATATTCTGACCAAGCACCCCACTTATCAAGGTTCGCTGGGTACAGCTATCTCGGAAGCTATCGAACTGGCACAAATGACTCCCAACTGTAAATACACACTCGGTTCGGTACTTAGCCACGTGGCTCTGCACCAAACAATTATCGGTCTGGAAGCTGAAAAGCAAATGGAAATGGCCGGTGAATATCCGGATGTAGTTATCGGATGTTTCGGTGGTGGTTCCAACTTCGGCGGTATCTCCTTCCCTTTCATGCGCCACAACATCCTGGAAGGAAAGAAAACCCGCTTCGTTGCTGCCGAACCTGCTTCTTGTCCGAAACTGACACGCGGTAAATTCCAATATGATTTCGGTGACGAAGCAGGATATACCCCGTTGTTGCCTATGTTTACATTAGGACACAACTTTGCTCCGGCTCACATCCATGCCGGTGGCCTTCGTTATCACGGTGCAGGTGTTATCGTTTCCCAGTTGCTCAAAGACGGATTGATGGAAGCAGTGGATATTCAGCAGTTGGAATCGTTCGAAACCGGTTGTCTGTTTGCACAAATGGAAGGTATTATTCCGGCACCGGAATCCTGCCACGCTATCGCAGCCGCTGTTCGTGAAGCCAATAAGTGCAAAGAAACAGGAGAAGAAAAAGTTATCCTGTTCAACCTCTCCGGTCATGGATTGATTGATATGGTTTCTTATGACAAATACTTAGCAGGTGATTTGGTCAACTACGCATTGACAGATGAAGATATTCAGAAGAATTTGGATGAAATAGGCGATTTAGCTAAATAG